From the genome of Phytohabitans rumicis, one region includes:
- a CDS encoding NtaA/DmoA family FMN-dependent monooxygenase (This protein belongs to a clade of FMN-dependent monooxygenases, within a broader family of flavin-dependent oxidoreductases, the luciferase-like monooxygenase (LMM) family, some of whose members use coenzyme F420 rather than FMN.), whose protein sequence is MSKKRLILNLFEMNCVSHITHGLWRLPDNNRERFNDIEYWTELAQLLEEGGFDAVFLADVIGTYDVFRGSAATSIREGLQIPNNDPASVVPAMAAVTKHLGFGITFSTTYEPPFAWARRISTLDHLTKGRVGWNIVTSYLPNAARNFGHDGEVEHDTRYEKADEYLDVLYKLWEGSWDDDAIVADREGNVFADPAKIRPIHHEGRWFKVEGPHLPSPSRQRTPVLFTATASAAGTTFAGKHAEVVFTGGPNVESLRKTIAGIREAAVAAGRRADDVRFVSIAGVIVAPTEAEAKAKLARYQDLASPEGYLAHTSLPWDPTALPPELRLKDATDNDGGVGRWRVFDPEQTVGEFVAGFGDLGRQPLLAVGNPEQVADEIERWLDEVGIDGINLLQYHSHDTTRDFIELVVPVLRERGRLRREYDQHETLRDRIFGEGDRLPDRHFGTRYRGGAHLPVSGIADPAQPHKKEALV, encoded by the coding sequence ATGTCTAAGAAACGCCTGATCCTCAATCTCTTCGAGATGAACTGCGTCAGCCACATCACCCATGGGTTGTGGCGGCTGCCGGACAACAACCGGGAGCGGTTCAACGACATCGAGTACTGGACCGAACTGGCCCAGTTGCTCGAGGAGGGCGGCTTCGACGCGGTCTTCCTGGCCGACGTCATCGGCACGTACGACGTGTTCCGCGGCTCGGCGGCCACCTCGATCCGGGAGGGCCTGCAGATCCCCAACAACGACCCCGCGTCGGTGGTACCGGCCATGGCGGCGGTGACGAAGCACCTTGGCTTCGGCATCACCTTCTCCACGACGTACGAGCCGCCGTTCGCGTGGGCCCGCCGGATCAGCACCCTGGACCACCTCACCAAGGGGCGGGTGGGCTGGAACATCGTCACGTCGTACCTGCCCAACGCCGCCCGCAACTTCGGGCACGACGGCGAGGTCGAGCACGACACCCGGTACGAGAAGGCCGACGAGTACCTCGACGTCCTCTACAAGCTGTGGGAGGGCTCGTGGGACGACGACGCGATCGTCGCCGACCGCGAGGGCAACGTCTTCGCCGACCCCGCCAAGATCCGCCCGATCCACCACGAGGGCCGGTGGTTCAAGGTGGAGGGCCCGCACCTGCCCTCGCCCAGCCGGCAGCGCACCCCCGTGCTGTTCACGGCGACCGCCAGCGCGGCCGGCACGACGTTCGCCGGCAAGCACGCCGAGGTGGTCTTCACCGGCGGACCCAACGTGGAGAGCCTGCGCAAGACGATCGCCGGTATCCGGGAGGCGGCCGTCGCGGCCGGCCGGCGGGCCGACGACGTCCGCTTCGTCAGCATCGCCGGGGTCATCGTGGCCCCCACGGAGGCCGAGGCCAAGGCCAAGCTCGCGCGCTACCAGGACCTCGCCAGCCCCGAGGGTTACCTGGCCCACACCAGCCTGCCCTGGGACCCGACGGCCTTGCCGCCGGAGCTGAGGCTCAAGGACGCGACCGACAACGACGGCGGGGTCGGCCGCTGGCGCGTCTTCGACCCCGAGCAGACCGTCGGCGAGTTCGTCGCGGGCTTCGGTGACCTGGGTCGCCAGCCGCTGCTGGCGGTCGGCAACCCCGAGCAGGTGGCCGACGAGATCGAGCGCTGGCTCGACGAGGTCGGCATCGACGGCATCAACCTGCTCCAGTACCACTCCCACGACACCACCCGCGACTTCATCGAGCTCGTCGTGCCCGTCCTGCGCGAGCGCGGCCGGCTGCGCCGCGAGTACGACCAGCACGAGACCCTGCGCGACCGCATCTTCGGCGAGGGGGACCGGCTCCCCGACCGCCACTTCGGCACCCGCTACCGCGGCGGTGCCCATCTACCGGTGAGCGGCATCGCCGACCCGGCCCAACCACACAAAAAGGAAGCACTGGTATGA
- a CDS encoding putative leader peptide, giving the protein MSELALVSRRHVDLLRTASCLCR; this is encoded by the coding sequence ATGAGCGAGCTCGCTCTTGTCTCCCGTCGGCACGTCGACCTCCTGCGCACCGCCAGCTGTCTGTGTCGATGA
- a CDS encoding ABC transporter substrate-binding protein gives MRKPLAALASTALLALTACGSTSVGAAGGTPKTGGTIIYGHVQEPPCIFGGWIQQAYISRQVLDGLVTLAEDGSIKPWLATQWSVSPDGTTYTFTLKDGVKFTDGTPVDAEAIAWNFDYWENQGGNGTAKVSIDPYYKSAKAVDATHVEISLNKPYPPFLTLITQGYFGIQSPTAFKARTEKENCEKPIGSGGFIVKEWKHGEEVVLTKNPDYTSWPATAKHEGPAIVDEVRWKFVADGVSRYASLSTGESHVVYEVPTVSWKDAESRYQTIRYITPGKPVSFYINTKVGPFTDKLVRQAFAYGADRKAAVEAGFHGVIPYEGNPAVSQATPGYDAEVAKAYAYDPAKAGQLLDQAGWTGKNADGIRTKDGKALTIKLVYGAGFIFTQEGATVLQVLQEQWKQVGIGVELVPATMAELWGGKFSDPSTFDATPSYWTSPSSAILWIVWRPSTTDNPNGSNRSFYNNETLSQTIQQANTEQDVTKANALYGQAQKIIQDDAAGIGLYTQNSTYAIAPNLKDVWLEKSQGEPVFSDAYFTE, from the coding sequence ATGAGAAAGCCCCTCGCTGCTCTCGCTAGCACTGCCCTGCTCGCGCTCACCGCCTGCGGCAGCACCAGCGTCGGCGCGGCCGGCGGGACTCCGAAGACCGGCGGCACGATCATCTACGGCCACGTCCAGGAGCCGCCGTGCATCTTCGGTGGCTGGATCCAGCAGGCGTACATCTCCCGCCAGGTGCTCGACGGGCTCGTCACCCTGGCCGAGGACGGCAGCATCAAGCCGTGGCTGGCGACGCAGTGGTCGGTGTCGCCGGACGGGACGACGTACACCTTCACCCTCAAGGACGGCGTGAAGTTCACGGACGGCACGCCCGTCGACGCGGAGGCGATCGCCTGGAACTTCGACTACTGGGAGAACCAGGGCGGCAACGGCACCGCGAAGGTGTCCATCGACCCCTACTACAAGTCCGCCAAGGCCGTGGACGCGACCCACGTCGAGATCAGCCTCAACAAGCCCTACCCGCCGTTCCTGACCCTCATCACCCAGGGGTACTTCGGCATCCAGTCGCCCACGGCGTTCAAGGCCCGTACCGAGAAGGAGAACTGCGAGAAGCCGATCGGCTCGGGCGGCTTCATCGTCAAGGAGTGGAAGCACGGTGAGGAGGTCGTGCTCACCAAGAACCCCGACTACACGTCGTGGCCGGCCACCGCGAAGCACGAGGGCCCCGCGATCGTCGACGAGGTGCGCTGGAAGTTCGTCGCGGACGGCGTGTCCCGTTACGCCTCGCTGAGCACCGGCGAGTCGCACGTCGTCTACGAGGTGCCGACGGTGAGCTGGAAGGACGCGGAGTCCAGGTACCAGACCATCCGCTACATCACGCCCGGCAAGCCGGTGTCCTTCTACATCAACACCAAGGTCGGGCCGTTCACCGACAAGCTGGTCCGCCAGGCGTTCGCGTACGGCGCCGACCGGAAGGCGGCGGTCGAGGCGGGCTTCCACGGGGTGATCCCCTACGAGGGCAACCCCGCGGTCAGCCAGGCCACCCCGGGCTACGACGCCGAGGTCGCCAAGGCGTACGCCTACGACCCCGCCAAGGCGGGCCAACTGCTCGATCAGGCCGGCTGGACGGGCAAGAACGCCGACGGGATCCGGACCAAGGACGGCAAGGCGCTGACCATCAAGCTCGTCTACGGCGCCGGGTTCATCTTCACCCAGGAGGGCGCGACCGTCCTGCAGGTGCTGCAGGAGCAGTGGAAGCAGGTCGGCATCGGCGTCGAGCTGGTCCCGGCGACCATGGCCGAGCTGTGGGGCGGCAAGTTCTCCGACCCGAGCACGTTCGACGCCACACCGTCGTACTGGACCAGCCCCAGCTCGGCGATCCTGTGGATCGTCTGGCGTCCGTCCACAACGGACAATCCCAACGGCAGCAACCGGTCCTTCTACAACAACGAGACGCTGTCGCAGACGATCCAGCAGGCCAACACCGAGCAGGACGTGACGAAGGCGAACGCCCTCTACGGCCAGGCGCAGAAGATCATCCAGGACGACGCGGCGGGCATCGGGCTCTACACCCAGAACTCCACGTACGCGATCGCCCCGAACCTCAAGGACGTCTGGCTCGAGAAGAGCCAGGGCGAGCCGGTGTTCTCCGATGCCTACTTCACGGAGTGA